The following are encoded in a window of Sporichthya brevicatena genomic DNA:
- a CDS encoding fused MFS/spermidine synthase produces the protein MSPLLGGVLVFLSSAAVLVLEILSLRLVAPYAGITLEVSTAVIGFALAAIALGSWLGGVAADRWDPRRMIGPVLIAAGGLTMLIVPAIRATGEAISGNDDGAVLTMAAIAVLFPAALLSAVTPMVVKTQLGSLEKTGSVVGMLSGTGTVGALVGTFATGFLLVSSAPTSRIFYALGIGLIVLGVGVAARHQLKAAAASGTSAAVIGAGAFVIAPQPCDTETAYHCAKVLTDPTRPTGRVLQLDTLRHSYVDLADPTHLEFPYIRTFGAVFDALRPPGEPVRALHIGGGGATLPRYVDATRPGSANLIVEIDSGVIDIDRKQLGLVTGDGIEVAIRDGRKALAGQPDDSWDAVVMDAFGGIAVPWHLTTREVVEDARRVVGPDGLYLVNVIDYWPSDFARAEVATVASVFRNVALVSYPAVFDSTGGGNLVIVASDGPLPAFAAAIENNVRQFVVRTGPDVTEFARDARILRDDFAPVDQLITVPAG, from the coding sequence GTGAGCCCGCTCCTCGGGGGCGTCCTCGTCTTTCTCAGCTCGGCCGCGGTCCTGGTCCTGGAGATCCTCAGCCTCCGCCTGGTTGCGCCCTACGCCGGCATCACGCTCGAGGTGAGCACCGCCGTCATCGGATTCGCCCTCGCGGCGATCGCGCTCGGCTCCTGGCTCGGCGGCGTCGCGGCCGACCGCTGGGACCCGCGCCGGATGATCGGACCCGTTCTCATCGCCGCCGGCGGCCTGACGATGCTGATCGTCCCGGCCATCCGCGCGACCGGCGAGGCGATCTCCGGCAACGACGACGGGGCCGTACTCACGATGGCGGCGATCGCCGTACTGTTCCCGGCGGCGTTGCTCTCGGCGGTGACCCCGATGGTCGTGAAGACCCAGCTCGGCTCGCTGGAGAAGACGGGCTCGGTCGTCGGCATGCTCTCCGGGACGGGGACGGTCGGCGCGCTGGTCGGCACCTTCGCCACCGGGTTCCTGCTGGTCTCCTCGGCCCCGACGTCGCGGATCTTCTACGCCCTCGGCATCGGGCTGATCGTGCTCGGCGTCGGTGTGGCCGCGCGCCACCAGCTCAAGGCCGCGGCCGCGAGCGGTACCAGCGCGGCGGTGATCGGCGCGGGCGCGTTCGTGATCGCCCCGCAGCCGTGCGACACCGAGACCGCGTACCACTGCGCGAAGGTCCTGACCGACCCGACGCGGCCGACCGGCCGGGTCCTGCAGCTCGACACGCTGCGCCACTCCTACGTCGACCTCGCCGATCCGACGCACCTGGAGTTCCCCTACATCCGCACGTTCGGCGCCGTGTTCGACGCCCTACGCCCCCCGGGGGAGCCGGTGCGCGCGCTGCACATCGGCGGTGGCGGCGCGACCCTGCCGCGGTACGTCGACGCCACCCGGCCGGGCAGTGCCAACCTCATCGTCGAGATCGACTCCGGCGTCATCGACATCGACCGCAAGCAGCTCGGGCTCGTCACGGGGGACGGCATCGAGGTCGCGATCCGCGACGGCCGGAAGGCGCTCGCCGGCCAGCCGGACGACTCCTGGGACGCCGTCGTGATGGACGCTTTCGGCGGCATCGCCGTCCCGTGGCACCTGACGACCCGTGAGGTCGTGGAGGACGCCCGCCGCGTCGTCGGCCCCGACGGGCTGTACCTGGTGAACGTCATCGACTACTGGCCGTCCGACTTCGCCCGGGCCGAGGTCGCCACCGTCGCCTCGGTGTTCCGCAACGTCGCGCTGGTGTCCTACCCGGCGGTCTTCGACTCCACCGGCGGCGGCAACCTCGTGATCGTCGCCTCCGACGGCCCGCTCCCGGCGTTCGCCGCCGCGATCGAGAACAACGTCCGGCAGTTCGTCGTCCGCACCGGCCCCGACGTCACCGAGTTCGCCCGCGACGCCAGGATCCTCCGCGACGACTTCGCCCCCGTCGACCAGCTCATCACCGTTCCCGCCGGCTGA
- the hrpA gene encoding ATP-dependent RNA helicase HrpA, which yields MARQTPLDPETRAQLRALREQLDTLTLRDAHRLGRRLEALRRRTEPAALAKLADDVATAAVRAELRATARPEITYPEELPISARRDEIAAAIRDSQVVVVAGETGSGKTTQLPKICLELGRGVRGLIGHTQPRRLAARTVADRIADELGTNLGEAVGYQIRFTDRVGENTLVKLMTDGILLAEIQRDRRLLGYDTLIIDEAHERSLNIDFILGYLRQLMPARPDLKIVITSATIDPERFARHFASPGGRPAPIVEVSGRTYPVEVRYRPLVSDTENERRDDRVEPHDMPAGVCDAVEELFREGPGDVLVFLSGEREIRDTADALRGRLRPDARSGLPVEILPLYARLSNADQHRVFAPHSGRRVVLATNVAETSLTVPGIRYVVDAGTARISRYSTRRKVQRLPIEAVSQASANQRAGRCGRVAEGICIRLYSEEDYLGRPEFTEPEILRTNLASVILQMTAIGLGDVAAFPFVDPPDRRSVADGVALLEELGALTPDGALTPVGRKLAQLPVDPRIGRMILEADRYGVLREVIIIAAALSIQDPRERPVEAQEAARAKHARFNDPTSDFLVYLNLWTYLREQQRELSSAKFRKLCTADYLHYLRVREWQDLVAQLREVAGQIGLRWNSNPGDPQKVHLALLTGLLTQIGNQDVDGAKGSYREFVGTRNTRFSVFPGSALAKKPPKWVMAAELVETSRLFARTVARIEPEWVEPLAEHLVKRNYSEPHWERKRGAVVAYERVTLHGLTLVAGRKVDYARIDPGLCRELFIRNALVEGDWETHHKFFAHNQALREAVEELEHRSRRRGLVVDDETLFAFYDARIPADVVSARHFDTWWKKTRRTQPNLLDADPELLLSDRGTEVSRDDYPDTWTARTAAGPETFALSYQFEPGTDADGVTVHIPLSVLNRVSPVGFDWQVPGLRPELVTALIRSLPKPIRRSFVPAPDHAAAVLPRLDPNAGEPITTALERELGARNGVPIDPEDWDWERVPPHLRMTFRVEDERGRTLGEGKDLAELAAKLAPTVASMVAAGAAALERPALGGWPDLPEGAVPETYSRVQDGRVVEGYPALVDENGTAALRVLPDAHAARAAMAGGVRRLLLTEVSPPVKAVLGRLPNRAKLALAAAPHENGSALFADCADAAVDAIVAASGGPVRDAAAYAALLAAVRAELPARFEAVVGQVVTILTVAQEVDAALARAGDSPAVLDMRTQYTGLLHPGFVAEAGADRLPHVARYLRGIGRRLDKLNENPERDAARMAQVAQLSREYTDLVAALPAARRSDPDVVAIRWMLEELRVSLFAQTLGTAHPVSEKRILTAMDAAESAG from the coding sequence ATGGCCCGCCAGACACCCCTCGATCCCGAGACCCGAGCGCAGCTCCGCGCGCTGCGGGAGCAGCTGGACACCCTGACGCTGCGGGACGCGCACCGGCTCGGGCGCCGGCTGGAGGCGCTGCGCCGACGGACGGAGCCGGCGGCGCTGGCCAAGCTGGCGGACGACGTCGCGACCGCCGCGGTGCGGGCCGAGCTGCGGGCGACGGCGCGGCCGGAGATCACGTACCCCGAAGAGCTGCCGATCAGCGCGCGGCGGGACGAGATCGCCGCGGCGATCCGCGACTCCCAGGTCGTCGTCGTGGCCGGCGAGACCGGGTCGGGCAAGACGACGCAGCTGCCGAAGATCTGCCTCGAACTCGGCCGGGGCGTCCGCGGGCTGATCGGGCACACCCAGCCGCGGCGGCTGGCGGCGCGGACCGTGGCCGACCGGATCGCGGACGAGCTCGGCACGAACCTCGGCGAGGCGGTCGGCTATCAGATCCGCTTCACCGACCGGGTCGGCGAGAACACGCTCGTGAAGCTGATGACCGACGGCATCCTGCTCGCCGAGATCCAGCGCGACCGCCGACTGCTGGGCTACGACACCCTGATCATCGACGAGGCGCACGAGCGCAGCCTCAACATCGACTTCATCCTCGGCTACCTGCGTCAGCTGATGCCGGCGCGGCCGGACCTGAAGATCGTCATCACCTCGGCGACGATCGACCCGGAGCGCTTCGCGCGGCACTTCGCCTCTCCCGGCGGCCGGCCGGCGCCGATCGTCGAGGTGTCCGGCCGGACGTACCCGGTCGAGGTCCGCTACCGCCCGCTGGTCTCGGACACCGAGAACGAGCGCCGCGACGACCGGGTGGAGCCGCACGACATGCCCGCCGGGGTCTGCGACGCGGTCGAGGAGCTCTTCCGCGAGGGGCCGGGCGACGTCCTGGTCTTCCTCTCCGGCGAACGCGAGATCCGCGACACCGCCGACGCCCTGCGCGGCCGGCTCCGACCTGACGCCCGATCAGGTCTGCCGGTCGAGATCCTGCCGCTGTACGCACGCCTCTCCAACGCGGACCAGCACCGGGTGTTCGCGCCGCACTCCGGGCGCCGCGTCGTGCTCGCGACGAACGTGGCCGAGACCTCGCTGACGGTGCCGGGGATCCGGTACGTCGTCGACGCCGGCACCGCGCGCATCTCCCGGTACAGCACCCGGCGCAAGGTGCAGCGACTCCCGATCGAGGCGGTCTCCCAGGCCTCGGCCAACCAGCGCGCGGGCCGGTGCGGTCGCGTCGCCGAGGGCATCTGCATCCGGCTGTACTCGGAGGAGGACTACCTCGGGCGGCCCGAGTTCACCGAGCCGGAGATCCTGCGGACGAACCTGGCGAGCGTCATCCTGCAGATGACGGCGATCGGCCTCGGTGACGTCGCGGCGTTCCCGTTCGTCGACCCGCCGGACCGGCGGAGCGTCGCGGACGGCGTCGCACTGCTGGAGGAGCTCGGGGCACTGACGCCCGACGGCGCGCTGACGCCGGTCGGGCGCAAGCTGGCGCAGCTGCCGGTGGACCCGCGCATCGGGCGCATGATTCTCGAGGCCGACCGCTACGGCGTCCTGCGTGAGGTCATCATCATCGCGGCGGCGTTGTCGATCCAGGATCCGCGTGAGCGTCCGGTCGAGGCCCAGGAGGCCGCGCGCGCCAAGCATGCGCGCTTCAATGACCCAACGTCAGATTTTTTGGTGTACCTCAATCTCTGGACGTACCTGCGTGAGCAGCAGCGGGAACTGTCCTCGGCGAAGTTCCGCAAGTTGTGCACCGCCGACTACCTGCACTACCTCCGCGTCCGCGAGTGGCAGGACCTCGTCGCGCAGCTGCGTGAGGTGGCCGGCCAGATCGGGCTGCGGTGGAACAGCAACCCCGGCGACCCGCAGAAGGTCCACCTCGCGCTGCTGACCGGCCTGCTGACACAGATCGGGAACCAGGACGTCGACGGCGCCAAGGGCTCGTACCGGGAGTTCGTCGGCACCCGCAACACACGCTTCTCGGTCTTCCCGGGGTCGGCGCTGGCGAAGAAGCCACCGAAGTGGGTGATGGCGGCCGAGCTCGTCGAGACCTCGCGGCTGTTCGCCCGCACGGTGGCGAGGATCGAGCCCGAGTGGGTCGAGCCGCTCGCGGAGCACCTCGTCAAGCGGAACTACTCCGAGCCGCACTGGGAGCGCAAGCGCGGCGCCGTCGTCGCCTACGAGCGCGTGACGCTGCACGGGCTGACGCTGGTGGCCGGGCGCAAGGTCGACTACGCGCGCATCGACCCCGGCCTGTGCCGCGAGCTGTTCATCCGCAACGCGCTGGTCGAGGGCGACTGGGAGACCCACCACAAGTTCTTCGCCCACAACCAGGCGCTGCGGGAGGCCGTCGAGGAGCTCGAGCACCGGTCGCGGCGGCGTGGCCTGGTCGTCGACGACGAGACACTCTTCGCCTTCTACGACGCCCGGATCCCCGCGGACGTCGTCTCGGCCCGGCACTTCGACACGTGGTGGAAGAAGACGCGACGCACCCAGCCGAACCTGCTCGACGCGGACCCCGAGCTTCTCCTCTCCGACCGCGGGACCGAGGTCTCGCGCGACGACTACCCCGACACCTGGACCGCGCGCACCGCCGCCGGCCCCGAGACCTTCGCGCTGAGCTACCAGTTCGAGCCGGGCACCGACGCGGACGGCGTCACGGTGCACATCCCGCTCTCGGTGCTGAACCGCGTCTCCCCCGTCGGGTTCGACTGGCAGGTGCCGGGCCTGCGCCCCGAACTCGTGACGGCGCTGATCCGTTCGCTGCCCAAGCCGATCCGGCGCAGCTTCGTCCCGGCGCCCGACCACGCCGCGGCCGTCCTGCCGCGGCTCGACCCGAACGCCGGGGAGCCGATCACCACCGCGCTGGAGCGCGAGCTCGGCGCGCGCAACGGCGTCCCGATCGACCCCGAGGACTGGGACTGGGAGCGGGTCCCGCCGCACCTGCGCATGACCTTCCGCGTCGAGGACGAGCGCGGCCGGACGCTCGGCGAGGGCAAGGACCTGGCCGAGCTCGCGGCGAAGCTCGCACCGACGGTCGCGTCGATGGTGGCCGCCGGCGCCGCGGCGCTCGAACGGCCGGCGCTCGGCGGGTGGCCGGATCTGCCCGAGGGCGCGGTGCCGGAGACGTACTCCCGCGTCCAGGACGGCCGCGTGGTCGAGGGGTACCCCGCGCTCGTCGACGAGAACGGCACCGCCGCGCTCCGGGTGCTGCCGGACGCTCACGCCGCCCGCGCCGCGATGGCCGGTGGGGTGCGGCGGCTGTTGCTCACCGAGGTCAGCCCACCGGTGAAGGCCGTCCTCGGCCGGCTGCCGAATCGGGCCAAGCTCGCGCTCGCGGCCGCTCCGCACGAGAACGGGTCCGCCCTGTTCGCCGACTGCGCCGACGCCGCGGTGGACGCGATCGTCGCGGCCTCCGGTGGCCCGGTGCGCGACGCCGCCGCGTACGCCGCGCTGCTCGCGGCCGTGCGCGCCGAACTGCCGGCGCGGTTCGAAGCGGTCGTCGGGCAGGTCGTCACGATTCTGACGGTCGCTCAGGAGGTCGACGCCGCCCTCGCCCGGGCCGGCGACTCCCCCGCCGTCCTCGACATGCGCACGCAGTACACCGGGCTGCTCCACCCCGGCTTCGTCGCCGAGGCCGGGGCCGACCGGCTCCCCCACGTCGCGCGCTACCTGCGCGGCATCGGCCGCCGGCTCGACAAGCTGAACGAGAACCCCGAGCGCGACGCGGCCCGGATGGCCCAGGTCGCGCAGCTCTCCCGCGAGTACACCGACCTCGTCGCCGCCCTCCCGGCCGCCCGGCGGTCCGACCCCGATGTCGTCGCGATCCGCTGGATGCTCGAAGAGCTCCGGGTCAGCCTGTTCGCCCAGACCCTCGGCACCGCCCACCCGGTCTCCGAGAAACGCATCCTCACCGCCATGGACGCCGCCGAGTCCGCGGGATGA
- a CDS encoding S8 family serine peptidase has product MARRARRTGPRPSVLVAGLSGIAVLAAAVVALSPSAEPERLPAGDYVLRAQSGELDDVLRDVRAAGGTVTGEFDSLDGAAVRLDSDAATALAADGRVAALTPDVDVPAPAPATTPAPTSAKTNPKKSSGSTKSPAKQPKTPTNTTTKPRNSPAGGPTHDGGAGQAYDAAADPNSLCNIAKLVGVRPMWKQGGTGKGVDVALIDSGVAPVAGLNAPGKVIHGPDLTPESQNPSTRYLDTFGHGTHMAGIIAGKDAGVDTKKSGSCEGFAGMAPDARIISVKAADAHGATDVSQILAAIDWVVQHAKDPGMNIRVLNLSFGTDGTQDYVVDPLSHAVEVAWRKGIVVVVSAGNSGFADGRLTNPARNPHILAVGADDTKGTMSTLDDTIPEFSSRGDSKRNPDIVAPGKSVQSLRVPGSYIDTAYGEKGAFAGRFFRGSGTSQAAAVASGAIAALISARPNLTPEQVKLLTATLGLGLVVADPRAQGHGLLQLGVPALVAALTSPPLVGNLIEPAAGLLNGLLNGQLAAPRAKGTGTLEGARGKDHLELDGKLLTGEKDIFGKPFNSAAHAKAAAAGSAWNGGTWNGSTWAGRTWAGRTWASTEWLGRTWAGRTWAGRTWADGSWNGRTWAGGTWNGRTWAGVSWAGRTWAGTDFAGGDWQ; this is encoded by the coding sequence ATGGCGCGCAGGGCCCGCAGAACCGGTCCGCGGCCGTCCGTCCTCGTCGCCGGGCTGTCCGGGATCGCCGTGCTCGCGGCCGCCGTCGTGGCGCTCTCCCCGTCCGCGGAGCCCGAACGGCTCCCGGCCGGCGACTACGTCCTGCGCGCCCAGTCCGGCGAGTTGGACGACGTGCTGCGGGACGTCCGTGCCGCGGGCGGGACCGTCACCGGCGAGTTCGACTCCCTCGACGGCGCCGCCGTGCGCCTCGACTCCGACGCCGCCACCGCCCTCGCCGCCGACGGGCGCGTCGCTGCCCTGACCCCGGACGTCGACGTCCCCGCGCCGGCCCCCGCCACGACCCCGGCGCCCACTTCGGCGAAGACCAACCCGAAGAAGAGCAGCGGCTCGACCAAGTCCCCGGCCAAGCAGCCGAAGACGCCGACCAACACCACGACCAAGCCGAGGAACTCCCCGGCCGGCGGTCCGACGCACGACGGGGGAGCGGGGCAGGCCTACGACGCCGCGGCGGACCCGAACTCGCTGTGCAACATCGCGAAGCTCGTCGGGGTCCGGCCGATGTGGAAGCAGGGCGGGACGGGCAAGGGCGTCGACGTCGCGCTGATCGACTCAGGTGTCGCGCCGGTCGCCGGGCTGAACGCGCCCGGGAAGGTGATCCACGGCCCGGACCTGACGCCCGAGTCGCAGAACCCGAGCACCCGCTACCTGGACACCTTCGGCCACGGCACCCACATGGCCGGGATCATCGCCGGCAAGGACGCGGGCGTCGACACCAAGAAGTCGGGCTCCTGCGAGGGCTTCGCGGGCATGGCGCCGGACGCCCGGATCATCAGCGTCAAGGCGGCCGACGCGCACGGCGCGACCGACGTCTCGCAGATCCTCGCGGCGATCGACTGGGTCGTGCAGCACGCGAAGGACCCCGGGATGAACATCCGGGTCCTCAACCTGAGCTTCGGCACGGACGGGACGCAGGACTACGTCGTCGACCCGCTCTCCCACGCGGTCGAGGTCGCCTGGCGCAAGGGTATCGTCGTCGTGGTCTCGGCCGGCAACTCCGGCTTCGCCGACGGCCGCCTGACGAACCCGGCGCGCAACCCGCACATCCTCGCCGTCGGTGCGGACGACACCAAGGGAACGATGTCGACGCTGGACGACACGATCCCGGAGTTCTCCTCGCGCGGGGACAGCAAGCGCAACCCCGACATCGTGGCCCCCGGCAAGAGCGTGCAGAGCCTGCGCGTCCCCGGCTCGTACATCGACACCGCCTACGGGGAGAAGGGCGCCTTCGCCGGCCGCTTCTTCCGGGGCAGCGGCACCTCGCAGGCGGCGGCGGTCGCGTCCGGCGCGATCGCGGCACTGATCTCCGCCCGCCCGAACCTCACCCCCGAGCAGGTCAAGCTGCTCACGGCGACGCTCGGCCTCGGCCTGGTCGTCGCGGACCCGCGGGCCCAGGGCCACGGGCTGCTGCAGCTCGGCGTCCCGGCCCTCGTCGCGGCGCTGACCTCCCCGCCGCTGGTCGGCAACCTCATCGAGCCGGCCGCCGGGCTGCTCAACGGCCTGCTGAACGGCCAGCTCGCCGCCCCGCGGGCCAAGGGCACTGGGACGCTCGAGGGCGCACGTGGCAAGGATCACCTCGAGCTCGACGGGAAGCTGCTGACCGGCGAGAAGGACATCTTCGGCAAACCGTTCAACTCCGCCGCCCACGCGAAGGCTGCCGCCGCGGGCAGCGCCTGGAACGGGGGCACCTGGAACGGCTCCACGTGGGCCGGACGGACCTGGGCCGGGCGCACCTGGGCATCCACCGAATGGCTGGGTCGCACCTGGGCCGGACGGACCTGGGCCGGCCGGACTTGGGCGGATGGGTCCTGGAATGGCCGGACTTGGGCCGGTGGAACGTGGAACGGACGCACCTGGGCCGGCGTCTCATGGGCTGGGCGTACCTGGGCAGGTACGGACTTCGCCGGAGGAGACTGGCAGTGA